A genomic stretch from Plasmodium cynomolgi strain B DNA, chromosome 8, whole genome shotgun sequence includes:
- a CDS encoding hypothetical protein (putative): MLHSHADYQKLAKFYSTARTPVLPEQVSEPLFFFSTAHVDMASRLTSLLCNVGNLPCDPNCLSTRKCEHGGINLCDLTSIGMNRRKSLNDCLTTSNSDDRYNYQDSSDMNRYYFDGCIKKEGFVYRLETSNLNPRNMCPELVHDRVDYHRNEEEEVSSNVIDLDDEVLIGNFPFGCLREVAQRSLNSLDNGNSRVIITERNLRITRKDTDLTGHNVRMGGKQSSHLYSEIVKPDAFGSENSVNEGEERDEAVGNEEAREGEQNDAGGVDAGHVIFPKKFNAKNRAHDSIGQMDRAKKSTSYGKKNKRSNNHPKKKKESEEGRGKNLRSLFGFFARAESAESNSSLSCRGKVSDASSEFLSVISGVKSNA; encoded by the exons ATGTTACATTCGCACGCCGATTATCAAAAACTGGCCAAATTTTACAGCACCGCGCGAACCCCAGttttgcctgaacaagtcag tgaaccccttttttttttttccaccgcCCATGTTGACATGGCTAGCCGTCTGACGTCCCTCCTGTGCAATGTGGGGAATTTGCCGTGCGACCCTAACTGCTTATCCACTCGGAAATGCGAACATGGAGGAATCAATTTGTGTGACCTCACATCTATCGGAATGAACAGAAGAAAATCTTTAAACGACTGTTTGACCACAAGTAACTCTGACGATAGATACAACTACCAAGACAGCTCCGACATGAACAGATATTATTTTGATGGGTGCATTAAGAAGGAAGGTTTTGTGTACAGACTCGAGACAAGTAATCTCAATCCGAGGAATATGTGTCCTGAATTGGTACATGACAGAGTAGACTATCATCGtaacgaggaggaagaagtctCAAGTAATGTTATCGACCTAGATGATGAAGTTCTTATTGGcaatttcccctttggttGTTTGAGAGAAGTTGCACAGCGATCCCTGAACAGCTTGGACAATGGGAACTCCCGAGTTATTATCACGGAACGTAATTTGAGGATCACTAGGAAGGACACAGACCTAACGGGGCATAACGTTAgaatggggggaaaacaaTCCAGCCATTTGTACAGCGAAATAGTCAAGCCGGATGCGTTTGGGAGTGAGAACTCCGTGaacgagggggaggagagaGACGAAGCGGTAGGGAACGAAGAAGCTCGTGAGGGGGAACAGAACGACGCTGGGGGGGTAGACGCAGGGCATGTAATCTTtcccaaaaaatttaacgCGAAAAACAGGGCGCATGACTCGATTGGCCAGATGGACCGCGCGAAAAAATCCACCTcttatggaaaaaagaataaaaggaGTAATAACCACcccaagaagaagaaggaaagtGAGGAGGGCCGGGGCAAAAATTTGCGCTCCCTGTTCGGGTTCTTCGCCAGGGCGGAGTCCGCGGAGTCCAATTCGTCTCTTTCCTGCAGGGGAAAGGTCTCCGACGCGTCCTCCGAGTTCCTGTCCGTGATTAGCGGCGTCAAGTCGAACGCGTGA